A portion of the Cryptomeria japonica chromosome 5, Sugi_1.0, whole genome shotgun sequence genome contains these proteins:
- the LOC131064119 gene encoding cytochrome b-c1 complex subunit 8-2, mitochondrial — MAKGSGMRMKAVIYSLSPFEQKVMSGLWRDLPHKVEKKITDNWLNALCLLGPIVGTVQYAKNFKENEKQEHRY; from the exons ATGGCGAAGGGTTCAGGAATGCGAATGAAGGCGGTGATATACTCTCTATCTCCCTTCGAGCAAAAGGTCATGTCCGGTCTTTGGCGCGATTTACCCCACAAAGTGGAGAAGAAAATCACTGATAACTGGCTCAATGCCCTCTGCCTTCTTGGCCCTATTGTCGGCACTGTGCA GTATGCAAAGAATTTTAAAGAGAATGAAAAGCAAGAGCATCGGTACTAG